AAAACTATCAGGACAAAATAAATATAGATAGAAAAAACTAATGATACTTGGCAATAAATGGTACCATTGGATTTTTTCCGACCTGCCTCCACTTAGTTCTTCAAAAAATATATATCCAAGAGGACCGATCAGGAAAAGACAAGGGATATGAATTCCGTAAAACAAAGGAAAGGAACGAATTTCTTTTGTTAACTCTCCATAAATATGAAATTGAAGAATGGCCAGTGATAAAAAAAGAAAAGTCGGAGTATATCGATAGAGATTACCTAAACCAGATTGAATCTTAGTCAAACTCAGATGGTGATTTTCAGAGGAATTTGGTTTAACTTTTTCTACCCTCTTCTCTCTTGATTCAATCCAATAAGAGAATGCAAGTAATGAAGCAATGACGGTCCCTGCAAACGGAATCAAATTCATACCACAATGAAGAATCCAAATTTTTTTCTGTCTATTTTTTAAAAGAATTTGAAAACATTTTTAGTCCACCTGTATCCGCACGGACGACCTAAATTTTATGATCTGCGATACTCTTTGTATGAACCGAAACAAAATCCTTTTCCCAAAAAAAACCAAATTCCATTCTAATCTTTTCCTATTTATGGCCTTCCTCCTATTCATGAGTTTCCCATTTGGGATTCGATCCTTTGATCTATTGAGCCAAACACAAACGGAAAGGTTGAATAAAATTCCTATCAAACCAACACATAAAAAACCTGTGATAACAATTATAGGAGAAAACCAATATACGGAATTAACTGATTTTATCATTCCTTATGGGATAATCAACCGAGCAGAGATAGCAGAAATTTTTGCTATCGCACCTAACAAAGGAAGAATGGATTTATTTCCTGCCCTTTCTATCGAAATCACAACCTCAATTGCTGACTTTGATACCTTACATCCTGAAGGAGCAGACATAGTTATTGTACCAGCCATCCATAACGCAGACAATAAAACATTAATCCAATGGATCCAAAATCAAAACAAACAAGGTGCAACTATTGTTGGCATTTGTGATGGTGTTTGGACCTTAGCACATGCCGGTTTACTAAAAGGAAAACATACTACCGGACATTGGTATTCAATGCCCGATTTATCTAAAACATTCCAAGACAGTATATGGACAAAAAATAAAAGATACATTCAAAATAAAAATATCATTACGACTGCTGGAGTTACCGCATCCATTCCCATTTCGTTAGCGATTGTTGAATCAATCGCAGGATTCCAAAAAGCAAAAACCATTGCGAAAGACCTGGGAGTGACAGATTGGGACCCAACCCACAACAGTGAAATCTTTCATTTTAGCTGGGAAGATTATAGAACAGCTGCAAAGAACCTAACATTCATTTGGAACCACGAAACCATCGGTATTCCTATCTACCAAGGTATTGATGAAATTTCAATTGCTCTAGTCGCAGATGCCTACTCTCGCACCTACAAGTCAAAAGCAAAAATTGTGACAAATCCCAACCAAACTGTTTTTACGAAATCAGGAATTCAGTTCATTTCTGAAATAAATAATCTAGACCAAAGTCAAATGACACTTAGTAAAGAAATTTCGAAATCCCAAAAGCCTATAGACCAACTAAAGGATGCTTTAAATGAAATAGAAATTCGCTATGGATCACAAACATTGCGATTTGTCACAACACAATTGGAATATCCGATGTAATGATTTTATCATTATGTCCCGTGAGAAAACGAAACCCAAAAAACCAAAATGAATTTTAACACTCTAGAGTTTTAGGCTAGCATCTCTTCTGCAATTGTTAAAATTGGAAATAGAAAACTTATGCATTCAAAACTTAAAACCTATTTCCTTCTTTCCTTTTTGGCCTTTGGGTTACTTTTTCTTTTTAGCATAACTTTAGTTTTGCAGATCCAAAACGCCTTACCTGAAAACCTAACATCGACAATTGGGTTTTCATTGATCATTCTTTTGATTATAAGTTTAATTTTCGGATTGGCACTTAGCTCTTGGTTTGAAAAAATTTTTGGAAAACTAGAAGTTGCGTTTAAGGAAGTTGGGCTTGGAAATTTGCAAGCTCGACTCATATTTAAAAAAAATGATTTATTAGCAGAATTCTATTCTAGTTTTCATAGAATGTTACAAGCTCAAGAAGAACTAATCCAACATATCAAAACTTCTGCAGATACCTTATCTTCAGACTCACAAGAGATGAAATTAGTTACTCTCGACTTTGCATCCAACTTACAATCACAATCAGCTGCTACAGAAGAAGTTTCAGCATCCATAGAAGAAATATCGGGAGTAGCAGTATCCATCTCAAACATCGCTGAAAACAATTCACAAAGTATGAGTAACTTAACATCAGAGGTAGATCGACTTTCCGATGCCATCGATAAAACAGGTGAATATGTAGAAGGAACTCTGGATTCAATTAAAAATATCATAGATCGTGCAGAAGCTGGAAAAAACACACTTCGTACTATGAATGAAGCTATGGATAATTTATCTCAAAGTTCGCTTGAAATTTCAAAGACTGTCGATGTCATTTCAAAAATCAGCGAACAAGTGAATATGCTTGCTCTTAATGCTTCTATTGAAGCAGCACGGGCTGGTGATGCTGGAAGAGGTTTTGCTGTAGTAGCAGAAGAAGTTTCTAAACTTGCAGAAAGAACAGCTGGTGCTGTGAAAGGAATCGACTCTCTCATGAAGAAAAATCAAAATGATGTTTCTTTAGGTAGAGATCAAATTGAAAAGACTACAATGGAAATTCAAGAAATCATTGGAAATATTGATTCCATCTCAGAAAAAATTACCGAAGTTCATTCAGCCGTGAATACTCAAAAAGATCTAAAAAACAAACTATTACAAGAAGCAACTTTCGTAAAAGAACGATCTGAAGAAATCAAGGAAGCTGTCATTGAACATAAAACAGCAACCAATGAAGTGATGGCCTCTGTCTCTTCCATCAGCCAATCATCTTTTAGTAATTCTGAAAGTAGTGACTTACTCGCCGAAAAAATTACGGCAATTGCCAATACAGCGGACAAACTAATTTCGATGGTAGATCTTTTTAAAACAAATGTTGTCTCTGATGAATCAAACATTTCCGAGAGAGACGAATCTACACACAAACTTCAATTTAGATCAGATATTGGAAGTATCTACTATATAAAAGAAAAAGATTTATTAGAAGTTGTTTGGACTCCAGACTTTAGCGAAGAAAAATACATAGAAATCTTAAATGAAGCACTGAATATTATCAATAAGTTTAACATACGTAAGTGGCTAGCTGATACAAGAAGAATGGGACTCGTCACGCGGTCAGCCCAGGAATGGGTGAATGTCAATTGGTTCCCCAAAGCAAGTAATTCTAGTTTAAGAAAAATGGCAGTTGTCGTTCCAAATTCAGCATTGGCAGCAATTTCAATCGATGACCAAACTCTAAAAACAGGAAACGTTGAATTAAAATCAGTGCCTAGTTTAGAATCGGGAATCGCTTGGTTAAATGACTAAACTTTCATAAGTGAAGATCCCTCGTTTTACAGTACACGAGGGATCTATATTTTTATTTGTCCCTTTCTAATACAAAGAAAAAAGGCTGTTTCATTCCTTTAAAATCCATACAACCAAACATTGTATCTTGGTTTACCTTCTTAAACACATCATGAATGGGCAAATTATCATAGATCATTGCGGCTGTTAGTTGTCCACGAAATTCAATTCTCCTAACTCGTGCTTTCGATTTTGAAGTTTGAAACAAAAAACGAACCAATAAAAACAAGTATTTTAATGGCCACAATTTAGTAGATGGGATTAAAGTAGCCAATCGAACTGGCATCAGCGAAGGATTGACCTTAAATAAAGTTTTTCCAAAAGAGCGAAATACTAGCGGATGAACGTTATCGGGATCTACAAATTCCTTTCCATACCAATTAAAAGTTTCCAAGGCGCCATCCATCGTATGGGCAGTATGAAAACCAGATCCGTGCCATCGTCCAATCATATCTTCTATTGAGACAGTTTCCAACGCATCGTATAGTGCAAACGAATCACTTGTCGAATTGTTCTTTTTACTGCGCATTTCATTAAATTTAATTTCGAGAGTATTCATACTTAAATTCTTACCTAAGACAATCTTTTTATTATACGACTCCTAGGAAATATTTATCCAAACTTTAATTCCAATTTTCATCTCTCAATTAAGAACAGATTGCATTCGGTTTCGCTCTTCGATTATTGTATTTATTGCTCCTTCAATTTTTTTTTGAAACAAAACTGGATTCGACAACGTCAACGGATTTCCATTATTCAAAGTTAATCCTAAAGACCTAGATGTCATTGTGGCAATACAAACTCTAAATAATTTTTCATTTAATTCATTGATAAACCACAAGGAAGCAACTCTAGAATTTTTTGCAAAATCCCCTTCAAACAAACGCATATGATTATACTCAGCAGTTGAAGCCAAACGATCCACTTCATCAATCAGCGCATTTACTTCAAATTGTAAGTCAATAGGTTTGCCTGTTGTCATTGATTTCGAGATCAACAATAACTTTTTTGAGATCTGAAGCATAGTGTCTAAATATACGATCGCCTTTCGTATCAAAAAAGATTGTTTTTGGAAGGTTGTTTGAATCGGATGAAGTTCAAATAATTTTTCCAATCTTTCCGAAGTTAGAGAAATAAATTTTAACCTTGAATCCAAGGCATTGACTTCATTTTGATTCGAAATCTTCTGATGATAAGAATTAGGACGTACATTGATTCTTAGTAGTATTTCTTTTTGGTTTAAGGTTGAAAATGAATCCTTAGAAACCCAATCTAATATTTCTTTTTGAAGGAATAGGATTTGTTTTTGTATGATGGATTCTCTTTGTGATTCTAAAGATTGAATCGGATTTTTTGGCAATTTCATTGATACCTCATGGAAAGTACAACTTTCGTTCCTTTTGCAAAACTTCTAACGCATCCTCGAGAAAAGGTAGAGAACCTGTGGCAGTGGCAGCTGTAGACAAAGTCAAATTTCCACCGTAGCGATTGACTAATCGCAACCTCTTACAGAGATCCTTATCTCCACCAGTCGCAACTGAAACTTGACCAATCGTTTGAATGAGAGAGGAAACTACCATTTGTTGGTTTTGCCTATCAATTGCATGATAGACTCCACTTTGCATATGAAATGCTCTTTCTTTTATCGTGCGAATTGCAGATTCAACGGAAACTGAGCGAATCAAAAATAGATTCTTAGTAAATTTGTTTTTTTCCTTTGGTTCGTTTTGAGTTTGAATTTTTGATAAATATTGATCCACAAAATTTAAATAATAAAACCTAACCGTATATTGGTGCCACAGTGCAAGATTCGTTTGCAGCCGATAAAGCAGAAGGCTCAAAACACTTAAGATTTCATAAATAGTATTTCTTTTGTATTCTAATGTACTATTATATAGTTTAGAATCGTTACTGACATTCTGGAACTCCAATGGTAGAGGAAAAAATTGGATCACTTCCTCTTTATGTGAACCTAACCAAGGAACAGCGAATATATTCTTTGAAGGAATCCAATTCAAATCCTCTTTTGTATTTAAGAAAAAATAAGGAGTCTCACCTACTTTAAATTCATCCCCCAGTGAAAGGATCCAATTTTTAATTTTTAGAGAATCTTGTTCCAATTCATTTTTTTGATAATCTTCTAATCCAAACTGGATACAAAGATTTTGCCAAACTTCTACGAGCTTTACGACAAGTTGGAAAACAACTTCACTTCGAATGGAAACAAAGTATAAATCTTTGTAGGTAAAATTTTCTTTTGTTAAATCCACTGGATAGAGGGTTTGTAACTCGAAGGATACCATTTTTAAAAACGTATCGAACTCCATACCATCCCGATAAACCTTGTTAGCCAAGGTGAAGAGAATTTCATCCGTCGCTGACATTGGATATACAGGAATTTCCGGTAATTTTTTAGGTCCACGCTTCAAGTTACCTTTTGTCTTTGCAACCATCGGAGTTCTTATTGCTGTCACCAATAGAGCAGTGACAGAGATACGTTTTAAAAATTCAATTCGTAGAATCATGCGGAAAAATATAGATTAAATTTATCTTATTTACCTGAAATAGCAAACAAAAATCGTAACTATATTTAATTGCAATTTATTGACTGTCTATTTTTAATTCATTTTAAGTATGAATCTGAGTTACCCTAAAAAACAGAATCAATCTAACTTTTTATTCATTGTAATATTAGCTGTGATTTCACTGGGCTCTAATTGTAAGATTGCTGAATTCAATAACTATTGTGACCCAAAATCAGTGGCTTTCAAAAATACTCAGATTTTGAAAATCGTGCTTAAAGATAAATCGCCTACCTGCGGAAAAGACTATATATCAACAATTATTCCATATTCGATTTCTGGCTCCATCTCTGGACTATATAGTAATGGATTAAAGCTCACGTTAAATGGTATGGTAACTCTTGCGGTCGAAAGCAATAATACGTATTTTTTATTTTCAAATATCGTTACAACTGGAACCAGTTATTCTATCAACATCGCGAAACAACCAGTTGGTCAATTCTGCACGATTTTAAATGGTAGTGGTATGGTGAAAGATTCTGATATTAATTCAATATTAATAAATTGTAGTATATCTTGCAATCCCTGCAAAATTTTCCTTTCTAGTTCTGGATATCCACCAAACCCAGGAAGCGCAGCAAATTTCGATGCATTCTGTTCTTCAGACGCAAATTATCCTGGAACAGGAACATACAAAGCTATGGTAGTTGATGGAGTAACAAGACGAGCATCCATCACCGGAAATGTCGGAGATGGTCAACTTGACTGGGTATTTGCAGCAAGTAGAACATACTATCAAACTGCTGGTACTATAGGAACTACTAGTTCCGGAGGATTATTTATTTCTACATTGACAAACACTTTTTCTTTAAACTCAAAGTATTGGACAGGTTTAAATACTAATTGGACAACAAATACTAGTAATACATGTAATTTATGGACTAGCAACTCTGGTTCATTTACAGGCGTTATGGGACAAGGGAATTCAACAGCAATTGCAGATATCACTGCAGGTTGGTCCGCAGACCCATGTAATCTAAGCAATCAACAATTGATCTGTGTAGAGCAGTAATTTCTTCACTTGCAATTCCTCTTGAGCCAAGTATAATATTCCAATGAATGTAGCTGATTCTGAAATCAAATCTCTCCTCGAGTCATATCGGGACATCACTGTCTATGGACTCAGTAACGACCCATCCAAACCAAGCCACTATGTTCCAATTTATATTCGAGACAAAGGTTGGAAGGTCATTGGAACTTATCCCAAAGAACATAGTGTAGGTGGATTTACTATCTACAAAAGTTTGAAAGATGTGCCCATGCAAGATCGTAAGTTTATCGACGTCTTTCGTAGTTCGGATAAAATTCCAGAAGTAATCGACGAAATTTTAAGTTTAGGAGGAACAGAAGTAATCTGGCTTCAGTTAGGGATTTCGCATCCTGAAGCTGAAAAAAAAGCAGAAGCTGCTGGCATCCGAGTTGTATCCAATCGATGCCTCATTATAGAACATAAAAATTATTTTTAATCAAAGGATACAAACGTAACATAACTCTGTCGTTACTATTAAGTTTGTATCCAAATCAAATATTAGTTTTTTCTTTTTGATTGGAAGTCTGCCCAAGACCCACAACTCCAAATAGCCCAAAGAACGAGTACGGGTTGAAAAAACAATCGAACCAAACGAGCACGATCAGTATCCAAACCAAAAGCACTAATTCCATTGACATACTGGGAAATATTACCAGGAAAAATTAATACAAAAAATAAAGCAACAACCCAACCAACTTGTACCTGTTTGTTGCGGAGGAAAACCAAGGACAATCCTAAAACAATTTCCACAACCCCAGACAATAAAACGACTATATCTGCGTTGATCGGTAGCCACGTTGGTACCTGTGCTAAAAATTCAGTTCTATGCCATGTTAGGTGACCGGTTCCAGCAAAAACCAAAAATGATCCTAAAAGGATTCGCAGTACGGTTTGAAAAATATTTCTTTTGATTGGGTCTGTTTCATTCATGAAGACTTAGACTCCGCGAAACCTAAATTCAAGCCATCTCAAGAATTTAAGGGAAATCCTATATAAACGATACTGAGTCTTTATCTCATTTAATTATCGACATAAGACGGCATTTCTGAGGCAATGGCCACATGATTTTCCTTTTTGAGAATCGATCTCAGAATAATAGTTCTTTCGGAATTCCAAAACTATCTATTTTTGGCATCTCGCCTGGTAAAGGATCCAAACTTTTTTCGGTTTTCGCCCTCATAACAATTGTATCCACCACCCCGCTACTTTCGCAAACTCAGGAAAAAAATCCTCAAGCCGGAAACGGACAGGCGGAGCCCACACCAAACTCAACTTCGAAACCAATGGAAAGTGGAATTCGAGTCACTGGAAAAAAGGATCCGAGGGATCGCGAAATTCTTAGAACACCCAATAGCATTAGTCGTTTGAACGAACAAGACATCCAAGACGCAGGAATCAATCGGACCAATGACATTGATAAACAAGTTCCCAATTTTTCCATTATCGATTCAGGATCACGAAATTTTACTTATTTTAACATCCGAGGTATGCGAAGTATCGCCTTCAGCGAACCTGCGGTCGGTTTGATTTTAGATGGGATTCCATTAAACGACAATGTTGCACTTAACACTGAGTTATATGGTCTAGAAAATATAGAAGTATATCGAGGAAGCCAGGCCACTTTATTTGGAAAAAACTTTCAAGGTGGAGTTGTAGAAATTAGAACAAAAAAACCAACCAACGTTGCCGAAGGAAAAATCACGTATGATGCTGGAAATTATAAAAAACAAGAAACATCCATTTACTATAATGCACCCATCATCAAAGATAAATTATTTTTTGGTATTGCTGGTAAAAGTACAGAACGCGAAGGATATCTATCTAATATAACTGGATTTTATTATCCGAACAATCGTCCTTACGAACTACCTGTAGAAATTTACAAAACACATCCAGATGGAAGAAAAGGAAGAGCTGGACGTTTTCGTTTATTTTTTACTCCAAACGAAATTTTTGAAGCTGATCTTCAAATTAGTGCAGAAAGTTTCGATGATGGATCTTTAAATTTAGTAAACTATTTAGGTGCCAAATCAGAAAGAGAAAAGGCTTTGTTGCAAGGTTGTGTTGCCCAACCATCCAACTGTTCTAAGTTATATGGAACCTATATCAATAGAGTCAATGGAGATAGAAAGGTATATTGGGATTACGAAGGAAAAAGTAATGTAACTGGAAACACTTATTCTCTTGCCACAACCACCAAACTCCCTCATACAAATCTAAAAACAGCTTCTGCGATTCGAAAGATGGATATAGATCCAATCACAGCAGATTCCGATTTTACTACTACAGACCAAAATAGATCTATTTATGTAGAAAAGGCCACAACCTTTCTGAATGACATCTATTTTGAATCGAAAGACAAAAATGATCCATTACAATTTAAAGCTGGAATTTATACTTCAAACAAAATTACAAATATAGACCAAGCAAGAGAACATAGATCTCAAGTTTATGTAATCAATGATTTTCCTGGACTAAGTGCACCGGCAAGGGAGAAAAATCTCTCAAGACTTCATGATAGAAATATAAGTTTTTATACTCACAATAGTTATACATTTGCAGAAAAATTTACAATCACACTCGGAGCTAGATTAGAAAGACAAGAAAGCCAACTTTCCCATACAGAACAAGCAGTTGGAATTTCCAGAGCCAACAATCCTTTAGGAGAAACTCTTGTTTTATCAGATCCATACACTATCAACAACCGCTACAATTACAATGTTTCTCGTATGATATTTGATTACAAACCGATTAACAATCTTATGTTTTTTATAGGTTTTAGTCGCGGATATAAAAACGCAGGTTATAGCACAGTTGTCAATATCCCAAACCAAGCAGCATTCAAACCAGAGATTAATGATACAATCGAAGCTGGTATTAAATCAGAATTTTTTAAAGGAAAATTTGGATTAAAATACACTCAGTTTTATACGGAAACACAAGACTTCCATGTTGTACGTGCAATTAATTTATCACAATATGTAAATCTCAATGCAGAACTTGTAACGATTCGAGGTTACGAATTAGAAACATTTATCAAACCACAAAAAGATACCAAAATTGGATTATCAGCAGGTTACACAGAAGGAATTTTTAATAAGTTTCACGATTCTGTTCTCAACCGTGACTTCAATGGTAAGTGGGTTCACTTCATACCTAAATATGATATTGTAAGTTACTTACAATTCAGAAATGAATATGGAATATTCTTTCGCGGTGAATTCCAAGCAGTTGGCCAAATGTATTTTGCCGCAGATAACACAGTTTATAGCGACCCATATTACGTAATCAACTCAAGAGTTGGATACGAAACAGA
The nucleotide sequence above comes from Leptospira harrisiae. Encoded proteins:
- a CDS encoding methyl-accepting chemotaxis protein produces the protein MHSKLKTYFLLSFLAFGLLFLFSITLVLQIQNALPENLTSTIGFSLIILLIISLIFGLALSSWFEKIFGKLEVAFKEVGLGNLQARLIFKKNDLLAEFYSSFHRMLQAQEELIQHIKTSADTLSSDSQEMKLVTLDFASNLQSQSAATEEVSASIEEISGVAVSISNIAENNSQSMSNLTSEVDRLSDAIDKTGEYVEGTLDSIKNIIDRAEAGKNTLRTMNEAMDNLSQSSLEISKTVDVISKISEQVNMLALNASIEAARAGDAGRGFAVVAEEVSKLAERTAGAVKGIDSLMKKNQNDVSLGRDQIEKTTMEIQEIIGNIDSISEKITEVHSAVNTQKDLKNKLLQEATFVKERSEEIKEAVIEHKTATNEVMASVSSISQSSFSNSESSDLLAEKITAIANTADKLISMVDLFKTNVVSDESNISERDESTHKLQFRSDIGSIYYIKEKDLLEVVWTPDFSEEKYIEILNEALNIINKFNIRKWLADTRRMGLVTRSAQEWVNVNWFPKASNSSLRKMAVVVPNSALAAISIDDQTLKTGNVELKSVPSLESGIAWLND
- a CDS encoding TonB-dependent receptor; the encoded protein is MIFLFENRSQNNSSFGIPKLSIFGISPGKGSKLFSVFALITIVSTTPLLSQTQEKNPQAGNGQAEPTPNSTSKPMESGIRVTGKKDPRDREILRTPNSISRLNEQDIQDAGINRTNDIDKQVPNFSIIDSGSRNFTYFNIRGMRSIAFSEPAVGLILDGIPLNDNVALNTELYGLENIEVYRGSQATLFGKNFQGGVVEIRTKKPTNVAEGKITYDAGNYKKQETSIYYNAPIIKDKLFFGIAGKSTEREGYLSNITGFYYPNNRPYELPVEIYKTHPDGRKGRAGRFRLFFTPNEIFEADLQISAESFDDGSLNLVNYLGAKSEREKALLQGCVAQPSNCSKLYGTYINRVNGDRKVYWDYEGKSNVTGNTYSLATTTKLPHTNLKTASAIRKMDIDPITADSDFTTTDQNRSIYVEKATTFLNDIYFESKDKNDPLQFKAGIYTSNKITNIDQAREHRSQVYVINDFPGLSAPAREKNLSRLHDRNISFYTHNSYTFAEKFTITLGARLERQESQLSHTEQAVGISRANNPLGETLVLSDPYTINNRYNYNVSRMIFDYKPINNLMFFIGFSRGYKNAGYSTVVNIPNQAAFKPEINDTIEAGIKSEFFKGKFGLKYTQFYTETQDFHVVRAINLSQYVNLNAELVTIRGYELETFIKPQKDTKIGLSAGYTEGIFNKFHDSVLNRDFNGKWVHFIPKYDIVSYLQFRNEYGIFFRGEFQAVGQMYFAADNTVYSDPYYVINSRVGYETDTISAYLYMNNINDRYYFTSYIDGTFQAVPGAPKTYGFMLTYKI
- a CDS encoding DJ-1/PfpI family protein, with the protein product MNRNKILFPKKTKFHSNLFLFMAFLLFMSFPFGIRSFDLLSQTQTERLNKIPIKPTHKKPVITIIGENQYTELTDFIIPYGIINRAEIAEIFAIAPNKGRMDLFPALSIEITTSIADFDTLHPEGADIVIVPAIHNADNKTLIQWIQNQNKQGATIVGICDGVWTLAHAGLLKGKHTTGHWYSMPDLSKTFQDSIWTKNKRYIQNKNIITTAGVTASIPISLAIVESIAGFQKAKTIAKDLGVTDWDPTHNSEIFHFSWEDYRTAAKNLTFIWNHETIGIPIYQGIDEISIALVADAYSRTYKSKAKIVTNPNQTVFTKSGIQFISEINNLDQSQMTLSKEISKSQKPIDQLKDALNEIEIRYGSQTLRFVTTQLEYPM
- a CDS encoding CoA-binding protein encodes the protein MNVADSEIKSLLESYRDITVYGLSNDPSKPSHYVPIYIRDKGWKVIGTYPKEHSVGGFTIYKSLKDVPMQDRKFIDVFRSSDKIPEVIDEILSLGGTEVIWLQLGISHPEAEKKAEAAGIRVVSNRCLIIEHKNYF
- a CDS encoding flagellar filament core protein flaB2 domain protein, coding for MKLPKNPIQSLESQRESIIQKQILFLQKEILDWVSKDSFSTLNQKEILLRINVRPNSYHQKISNQNEVNALDSRLKFISLTSERLEKLFELHPIQTTFQKQSFLIRKAIVYLDTMLQISKKLLLISKSMTTGKPIDLQFEVNALIDEVDRLASTAEYNHMRLFEGDFAKNSRVASLWFINELNEKLFRVCIATMTSRSLGLTLNNGNPLTLSNPVLFQKKIEGAINTIIEERNRMQSVLN
- a CDS encoding DUF1554 domain-containing protein, which codes for MNLSYPKKQNQSNFLFIVILAVISLGSNCKIAEFNNYCDPKSVAFKNTQILKIVLKDKSPTCGKDYISTIIPYSISGSISGLYSNGLKLTLNGMVTLAVESNNTYFLFSNIVTTGTSYSINIAKQPVGQFCTILNGSGMVKDSDINSILINCSISCNPCKIFLSSSGYPPNPGSAANFDAFCSSDANYPGTGTYKAMVVDGVTRRASITGNVGDGQLDWVFAASRTYYQTAGTIGTTSSGGLFISTLTNTFSLNSKYWTGLNTNWTTNTSNTCNLWTSNSGSFTGVMGQGNSTAIADITAGWSADPCNLSNQQLICVEQ
- a CDS encoding DoxX family protein, which translates into the protein MNETDPIKRNIFQTVLRILLGSFLVFAGTGHLTWHRTEFLAQVPTWLPINADIVVLLSGVVEIVLGLSLVFLRNKQVQVGWVVALFFVLIFPGNISQYVNGISAFGLDTDRARLVRLFFQPVLVLWAIWSCGSWADFQSKRKN
- a CDS encoding DUF4334 domain-containing protein, translating into MNTLEIKFNEMRSKKNNSTSDSFALYDALETVSIEDMIGRWHGSGFHTAHTMDGALETFNWYGKEFVDPDNVHPLVFRSFGKTLFKVNPSLMPVRLATLIPSTKLWPLKYLFLLVRFLFQTSKSKARVRRIEFRGQLTAAMIYDNLPIHDVFKKVNQDTMFGCMDFKGMKQPFFFVLERDK